One Lepus europaeus isolate LE1 chromosome X, mLepTim1.pri, whole genome shotgun sequence genomic window carries:
- the LOC133752836 gene encoding histone H2A-Bbd type 1-like → MPGKKPSKKPSKKAGKRRKPNVSRSTKAELQFPVSRVDRHLRQDRYAQRLSSSTPVFLAGVLEYLTSNILELAGEEAHKNSRVRITPEHVKKAIENSEHLRDLLEEDPEPRDEEVAQPEEKE, encoded by the coding sequence ATGCCCGGGAAGAAACCCAGTAAGAAACCCAGCAAGAAAGCCGGCAAGCGCAGGAAGCCGAACGTCTCCCGCTCTACCAAAGCCGAGCTGCAGTTCCCCGTGAGCCGCGTGGACCGCCACCTGCGCCAGGACCGCTACGCGCAGCGCCTGAGCTCCTCCACGCCGGTGTTCCTGGCTGGTGTCCTCGAGTACCTGACGTCCAACATCCTGGAGCTGGCTGGCGAGGAGGCCCACAAGAACAGCAGGGTACGCATCACCCCGGAACACGTGAAGAAGGCGATCGAAAACAGCGAGCACCTCAGGGACCTGTTAGAGGAGGACCCCGAGCCCCGGGATGAGGAAGTGGCCCAACCCGAGGAGAAAGAGTGA